The Columba livia isolate bColLiv1 breed racing homer chromosome 21, bColLiv1.pat.W.v2, whole genome shotgun sequence genome has a segment encoding these proteins:
- the CCDC27 gene encoding coiled-coil domain-containing protein 27 isoform X4 produces MEGSREAPGEALGDADARRASQELQEPEPELREQLQRARAEYSMATGVISSLQRQLEIQESQLRRIQSEKEMLQRKLREREHQLQGLSAKFCSLTEEQEDKEMMVTIEKENCNLRQVVAEQESKLAEQRQLISELQEAVGQLQEEVRSSRHRLRQQRQARDAAQSQAEALQHQELQTRVALECLTSRFERYRNKIIQATFSTAGMKAPQAELTDEEVLEAMQKIISERMDFYHLLKQRGIKTPSLPSIDTSTLMPPSSKGRRKSPAR; encoded by the exons ATGGAAGGGAGCAGAGAAGCCCCTGGTGAAGCTCTCGGCGATGCGGATGCTCGCAGGGCctcgcaggagctgcaggaaccCGAACCAGAGCTCCgggagcagctgcagagagcGAGGGCCGAGTACAGCATGGCCACAG GTGTCATTTCTTCCCTGCAAAGACAACTGGAGATCCAAGAATCCCAGCTTCGGAGAATCCAATCTGAAAAGGAAATGCTCCAAAGGAAGCTCAGAGAGCGAGAACATCAGCTACAAGGCTTGTCTGCCAAG tTTTGCAGTCTGACAGAAGAACAGGAAGATAAAGAAATGATGGTGACAATAGAGAAGGAGAACTGCAATCTACGACAA GTTGTCGCAGAACAAGAATCCAAACTGGCTGAGCAGCGCCAGCTGATCAGCGAGCTGCAGGAGGCAgtggggcagctgcaggaggaggttCGGAGCAGCCGGCACCGGCTCCGCCAGCAGCGACAGGCGCGGGACGCGgcgcagagccaggcagaggccctgcagcaccaggagcTGCAAACGCGGGTGGCACTCGAGTGCCTCACCAGCAGG TTTGAAAGGTATCGAAACAAAATAATCCAGGCTACGTTCAGCACAGCAGGCATGAAggctccccaggcagagctgacgGACGAGGAGGTGCTGGAGGCGATGCAG aaaataatcagtGAACGGATGGATTTCTACCACTTGCTGAAACAGAGAGGCATCAAGACCCCATCGCTCCCCAGCATCGACACGTCCACTTTAATGCCTCCCAGTTCCAAGGGACGGAGAAAGAGCCCGGCAAGGTAG
- the CCDC27 gene encoding coiled-coil domain-containing protein 27 isoform X5, with the protein MEGSREAPGEALGDADARRASQELQEPEPELREQLQRARAEYSMATGVISSLQRQLEIQESQLRRIQSEKEMLQRKLREREHQLQGLSAKVVAEQESKLAEQRQLISELQEAVGQLQEEVRSSRHRLRQQRQARDAAQSQAEALQHQELQTRVALECLTSRVSVTPHCRVLPLPGDTPTISSTGCKSLEIPRAEAQREMHQGTAALCSRGPASRGQRCRKLGPFASQLFRMRLLRHSQSQQASNTGSP; encoded by the exons ATGGAAGGGAGCAGAGAAGCCCCTGGTGAAGCTCTCGGCGATGCGGATGCTCGCAGGGCctcgcaggagctgcaggaaccCGAACCAGAGCTCCgggagcagctgcagagagcGAGGGCCGAGTACAGCATGGCCACAG GTGTCATTTCTTCCCTGCAAAGACAACTGGAGATCCAAGAATCCCAGCTTCGGAGAATCCAATCTGAAAAGGAAATGCTCCAAAGGAAGCTCAGAGAGCGAGAACATCAGCTACAAGGCTTGTCTGCCAAG GTTGTCGCAGAACAAGAATCCAAACTGGCTGAGCAGCGCCAGCTGATCAGCGAGCTGCAGGAGGCAgtggggcagctgcaggaggaggttCGGAGCAGCCGGCACCGGCTCCGCCAGCAGCGACAGGCGCGGGACGCGgcgcagagccaggcagaggccctgcagcaccaggagcTGCAAACGCGGGTGGCACTCGAGTGCCTCACCAGCAGGGTAAGTGTGACCCCGCACTGCAGGGTCCTgcctctgcctggggacacgcCAACCATTTCAAGCACAGGATGCAAAAGCTTAGAGATACCTAGGGCAGAAGCACAGCGGGAGATGCACCAGGGCACTGCAGCCCTTTGCTCTCGGGGCCCAGCTTCCCGGGGCCAGAGGTGCAGGAAGCTCGGCCCATTTGCTTCCCAGCTTTTTAGGATGCGGCTCTTACGTCACTCACAAAGCCAACAGGCCTCAAATACCGGGAGCCCCTGA
- the CCDC27 gene encoding coiled-coil domain-containing protein 27 isoform X3 encodes MEGSREAPGEALGDADARRASQELQEPEPELREQLQRARAEYSMATGVISSLQRQLEIQESQLRRIQSEKEMLQRKLREREHQLQGLSAKFCSLTEEQEDKEMMVTIEKENCNLRQVNSVVAEQESKLAEQRQLISELQEAVGQLQEEVRSSRHRLRQQRQARDAAQSQAEALQHQELQTRVALECLTSRFERYRNKIIQATFSTAGMKAPQAELTDEEVLEAMQKIISERMDFYHLLKQRGIKTPSLPSIDTSTLMPPSSKGRRKSPAR; translated from the exons ATGGAAGGGAGCAGAGAAGCCCCTGGTGAAGCTCTCGGCGATGCGGATGCTCGCAGGGCctcgcaggagctgcaggaaccCGAACCAGAGCTCCgggagcagctgcagagagcGAGGGCCGAGTACAGCATGGCCACAG GTGTCATTTCTTCCCTGCAAAGACAACTGGAGATCCAAGAATCCCAGCTTCGGAGAATCCAATCTGAAAAGGAAATGCTCCAAAGGAAGCTCAGAGAGCGAGAACATCAGCTACAAGGCTTGTCTGCCAAG tTTTGCAGTCTGACAGAAGAACAGGAAGATAAAGAAATGATGGTGACAATAGAGAAGGAGAACTGCAATCTACGACAAGTAAATTCG GTTGTCGCAGAACAAGAATCCAAACTGGCTGAGCAGCGCCAGCTGATCAGCGAGCTGCAGGAGGCAgtggggcagctgcaggaggaggttCGGAGCAGCCGGCACCGGCTCCGCCAGCAGCGACAGGCGCGGGACGCGgcgcagagccaggcagaggccctgcagcaccaggagcTGCAAACGCGGGTGGCACTCGAGTGCCTCACCAGCAGG TTTGAAAGGTATCGAAACAAAATAATCCAGGCTACGTTCAGCACAGCAGGCATGAAggctccccaggcagagctgacgGACGAGGAGGTGCTGGAGGCGATGCAG aaaataatcagtGAACGGATGGATTTCTACCACTTGCTGAAACAGAGAGGCATCAAGACCCCATCGCTCCCCAGCATCGACACGTCCACTTTAATGCCTCCCAGTTCCAAGGGACGGAGAAAGAGCCCGGCAAGGTAG
- the CCDC27 gene encoding coiled-coil domain-containing protein 27 isoform X6, whose product MEGSREAPGEALGDADARRASQELQEPEPELREQLQRARAEYSMATGVISSLQRQLEIQESQLRRIQSEKEMLQRKLREREHQLQGLSAKFCSLTEEQEDKEMMVTIEKENCNLRQVNSVVAEQESKLAEQRQLISELQEAVGQLQEEVRSSRHRLRQQRQARDAAQSQAEALQHQELQTRVALECLTSRFERYRNKIIQATFSTAGMKAPQAELTDEEVLEAMQTPRFRK is encoded by the exons ATGGAAGGGAGCAGAGAAGCCCCTGGTGAAGCTCTCGGCGATGCGGATGCTCGCAGGGCctcgcaggagctgcaggaaccCGAACCAGAGCTCCgggagcagctgcagagagcGAGGGCCGAGTACAGCATGGCCACAG GTGTCATTTCTTCCCTGCAAAGACAACTGGAGATCCAAGAATCCCAGCTTCGGAGAATCCAATCTGAAAAGGAAATGCTCCAAAGGAAGCTCAGAGAGCGAGAACATCAGCTACAAGGCTTGTCTGCCAAG tTTTGCAGTCTGACAGAAGAACAGGAAGATAAAGAAATGATGGTGACAATAGAGAAGGAGAACTGCAATCTACGACAAGTAAATTCG GTTGTCGCAGAACAAGAATCCAAACTGGCTGAGCAGCGCCAGCTGATCAGCGAGCTGCAGGAGGCAgtggggcagctgcaggaggaggttCGGAGCAGCCGGCACCGGCTCCGCCAGCAGCGACAGGCGCGGGACGCGgcgcagagccaggcagaggccctgcagcaccaggagcTGCAAACGCGGGTGGCACTCGAGTGCCTCACCAGCAGG TTTGAAAGGTATCGAAACAAAATAATCCAGGCTACGTTCAGCACAGCAGGCATGAAggctccccaggcagagctgacgGACGAGGAGGTGCTGGAGGCGATGCAG ACCCCTCgtttcagaaaataa
- the CCDC27 gene encoding coiled-coil domain-containing protein 27 isoform X1, with protein sequence MEGSREAPGEALGDADARRASQELQEPEPELREQLQRARAEYSMATGVISSLQRQLEIQESQLRRIQSEKEMLQRKLREREHQLQGLSAKFCSLTEEQEDKEMMVTIEKENCNLRQVNSVVAEQESKLAEQRQLISELQEAVGQLQEEVRSSRHRLRQQRQARDAAQSQAEALQHQELQTRVALECLTSRVSVTPHCRVLPLPGDTPTISSTGCKSLEIPRAEAQREMHQGTAALCSRGPASRGQRCRKLGPFASQLFRMRLLRHSQSQQASNTGSP encoded by the exons ATGGAAGGGAGCAGAGAAGCCCCTGGTGAAGCTCTCGGCGATGCGGATGCTCGCAGGGCctcgcaggagctgcaggaaccCGAACCAGAGCTCCgggagcagctgcagagagcGAGGGCCGAGTACAGCATGGCCACAG GTGTCATTTCTTCCCTGCAAAGACAACTGGAGATCCAAGAATCCCAGCTTCGGAGAATCCAATCTGAAAAGGAAATGCTCCAAAGGAAGCTCAGAGAGCGAGAACATCAGCTACAAGGCTTGTCTGCCAAG tTTTGCAGTCTGACAGAAGAACAGGAAGATAAAGAAATGATGGTGACAATAGAGAAGGAGAACTGCAATCTACGACAAGTAAATTCG GTTGTCGCAGAACAAGAATCCAAACTGGCTGAGCAGCGCCAGCTGATCAGCGAGCTGCAGGAGGCAgtggggcagctgcaggaggaggttCGGAGCAGCCGGCACCGGCTCCGCCAGCAGCGACAGGCGCGGGACGCGgcgcagagccaggcagaggccctgcagcaccaggagcTGCAAACGCGGGTGGCACTCGAGTGCCTCACCAGCAGGGTAAGTGTGACCCCGCACTGCAGGGTCCTgcctctgcctggggacacgcCAACCATTTCAAGCACAGGATGCAAAAGCTTAGAGATACCTAGGGCAGAAGCACAGCGGGAGATGCACCAGGGCACTGCAGCCCTTTGCTCTCGGGGCCCAGCTTCCCGGGGCCAGAGGTGCAGGAAGCTCGGCCCATTTGCTTCCCAGCTTTTTAGGATGCGGCTCTTACGTCACTCACAAAGCCAACAGGCCTCAAATACCGGGAGCCCCTGA
- the LRRC47 gene encoding leucine-rich repeat-containing protein 47 yields MAAGWPELEAAARERRRELALAGPAVAERVAAGGGRLPAALLALPLLQSLELSGCAALRELGPGLAAALPALHTLVLSGNALGPAGLGAGLGGPLPALRLLDLSGNGLEALPAALGGPGEAPAGAPAFPQLRSLNLSGNRLRELGPGLARAAPQLQALLLSGNRLRALPGGLLPPAADGPFPLLSRLEAADNEVEELGADIAALPALKSLDVANNQLRELPAALADCPRLKEANFRGNQLKDKRLEKMVNGCQTKAILEYLRAGGRGKGKAENAREEARKKKREKQQKKDGGDAEQDELEEASKLLVKVLHISENPAPLVVKASPGVKDVRPFIVCCVLKGVNLKPGNALKRFLTAQTKLHEDICERRTAATIATHDLRLIKGPLLYDVRPPEELQITPLGRREIKAKDLLRQLQLEAEEQRKQKKRQNVSGLHRYLQLLDGKDNYPCLVDAEGAVISFPPITNSEKTKVRKDTRDLFLEVTSDSSLQICKDVMDTLILKIAELNRSTLENKEESGSDNESDALCGPVDLDQNTQPRNVPLALEQVRVVDTDGNLRVLYPSKTDLAAVSSLLTVIR; encoded by the exons ATGGCGGCGGGCTGGCCGGAGCTGGAGGCGGCGgcgcgggagcggcggcgggagctGGCGCTGGCCGGGCCGGCCGTGGCGGAGCGggtggcggcgggcggggggcggctgccCGCGGCGCTGCTGGCGCTGCCGCTGCTGCAGTCGCTGGAGCTGAGCGGCTGCGCGGCGCTGCGGGAGCTGGGCCCGGGGCTggcggccgcgctgcccgcGCTGCACACGCTGGTGCTGAGCGGCAATGCGCTGGGCCCCGCCGGGCTGGGCGCGGGGCTGGGCGGGCCGCTGCCGGCCCTCCGCCTGCTCGACCTGTCCGGGAACGGCCTGGAGGCGCTGCCCGCCGCGCTGGGCGGGCCCGGGGAGGCCCCGGCGGGAGCCCCGGCCTTCCCGCAGCTGCGCAGCCTCAACCTGAGCGGCAACCGGCTGCGGGAGCTGGGCCCCGGGCTGGCCCGCGCCGCCCCGCAGCTGCAGGCGCTGCTGCTCTCCGGGAACCGGCTGCGGGCGCTGCCCGGCGGGCTCCTGCCCCCCGCTGCCGACGGGCCCTTCCCGCTGCTCAGCCGCCTGGAAGCGGCCGACAACGAGGTGGAGGAGCTGGGCGCTGACATCGCCGCCCTGCCGGCGCTCAAG AGCCTGGACGTGGCCAACAACCAGCTGCGGGAGCTGCCCGCCGCGCTGGCCGACTGCCCCCGCCTGAAGGAGGCCAACTTCAGGGGCAACCAGCTGAAGGACAAGCGGCTGGAGAAGATGGTCAACGGCTGCCAGACAAAGGCCATCCTGGAGTACCTGCGGGCCGGCGGCCGCGGGAAGGGGAAGGCTGAGAACGCCAGAGAGGAGGccaggaagaagaagagggagaagcagcagaagaaggaCGGTGGGGATGCAGAGCAGGATGAGCTGGAGGAGGCGAGCAAGCTGCTGGTGAAGGTTCTGCACATCTCTGAAAACCCAGCACCCTTGGTGGTCAAAGCCAGCCCAGGCGTCAAAGATGTTCGACCCTTCATTGTGTGCTGCGTGCTGAAGGGAGTGAACCTGAAGCCGGGAAATGCTCTGAAGAGGTTCCTGACGGCACAG ACTAAGCTGCACGAAGACATCTGTGAAAGGCGGACAGCGGCCACAATTGCCACCCACGACTTGCGGCTGATCAAAGGTCCTCTGCTGTACGACGTGCGGCCTCCCGAGGAGCTGCAG ATAACGCCCCTGGGCCGCAGGGAGATCAAGGCAAAGGATCTTCTCCGCCAGCTGCAGTTAGAGgctgaggagcagaggaaacagaagaAGCGGCAGAACGTTTCTGGGTTGCACAG GTACCTCCAGCTGTTGGACGGGAAAGATAACTACCCGTGTCTTGTGGATGCCGAGGGAGCCGTGATTTCTTTCCCACCCATCACCAACAGTGAGAAAACAAAG GTTAGAAAAGACACCCGGGATCTGTTTCTAGAAGTGACGAGCGACTCCAGTTTACAGATATGCAAAGATGTCATGGACACGCTAATTCTG aaaattgCAGAACTGAACAGATCTACcttggaaaacaaggaagagtCGGGCTCGGATAACGAATCGGATGCTCTTTGTGGACCAGTGGACTTGGACCAGAACACACAGCCCAGGAACGTTCCGCTGGCACTGGAGCAGGTGCGGGTGGTGGACACGGATGGAAACCTGAGAGTACTTTATCCTTCAAAAACTGACCTAGCCGCAGTTTCCTCCCTTCTGACTGTAATACGTTAG
- the CCDC27 gene encoding coiled-coil domain-containing protein 27 isoform X2, whose protein sequence is MEGSREAPGEALGDADARRASQELQEPEPELREQLQRARAEYSMATGVISSLQRQLEIQESQLRRIQSEKEMLQRKLREREHQLQGLSAKFCSLTEEQEDKEMMVTIEKENCNLRQVVAEQESKLAEQRQLISELQEAVGQLQEEVRSSRHRLRQQRQARDAAQSQAEALQHQELQTRVALECLTSRVSVTPHCRVLPLPGDTPTISSTGCKSLEIPRAEAQREMHQGTAALCSRGPASRGQRCRKLGPFASQLFRMRLLRHSQSQQASNTGSP, encoded by the exons ATGGAAGGGAGCAGAGAAGCCCCTGGTGAAGCTCTCGGCGATGCGGATGCTCGCAGGGCctcgcaggagctgcaggaaccCGAACCAGAGCTCCgggagcagctgcagagagcGAGGGCCGAGTACAGCATGGCCACAG GTGTCATTTCTTCCCTGCAAAGACAACTGGAGATCCAAGAATCCCAGCTTCGGAGAATCCAATCTGAAAAGGAAATGCTCCAAAGGAAGCTCAGAGAGCGAGAACATCAGCTACAAGGCTTGTCTGCCAAG tTTTGCAGTCTGACAGAAGAACAGGAAGATAAAGAAATGATGGTGACAATAGAGAAGGAGAACTGCAATCTACGACAA GTTGTCGCAGAACAAGAATCCAAACTGGCTGAGCAGCGCCAGCTGATCAGCGAGCTGCAGGAGGCAgtggggcagctgcaggaggaggttCGGAGCAGCCGGCACCGGCTCCGCCAGCAGCGACAGGCGCGGGACGCGgcgcagagccaggcagaggccctgcagcaccaggagcTGCAAACGCGGGTGGCACTCGAGTGCCTCACCAGCAGGGTAAGTGTGACCCCGCACTGCAGGGTCCTgcctctgcctggggacacgcCAACCATTTCAAGCACAGGATGCAAAAGCTTAGAGATACCTAGGGCAGAAGCACAGCGGGAGATGCACCAGGGCACTGCAGCCCTTTGCTCTCGGGGCCCAGCTTCCCGGGGCCAGAGGTGCAGGAAGCTCGGCCCATTTGCTTCCCAGCTTTTTAGGATGCGGCTCTTACGTCACTCACAAAGCCAACAGGCCTCAAATACCGGGAGCCCCTGA